The following proteins are encoded in a genomic region of Vanessa tameamea isolate UH-Manoa-2023 chromosome 4, ilVanTame1 primary haplotype, whole genome shotgun sequence:
- the LOC113395851 gene encoding insulin-like growth factor-binding protein complex acid labile subunit isoform X2, protein MDTIRNSRNQYGTGFRISTMAPHRSGSRSAAYVTFNTIMILLVCLELAWLGGASALANCPGGCSCNDDTLVVVCEESRLDVLPIALNPSIQRLIIRNNKIKTIDSSMQFYAELQHLDLSQNHLVNIPTKSFSYQKKLQELHLNHNKISSVSNKTFQGLNSLTVLNLKRNFLEELTNGVFSTLPRLEELNLGQNRISRIEPRAFAGLSALRILYLDDNQLSSVPTTSFSLLGSLAELHVGLNAFSFLPDDAFAGLNRLAVLDLNGAGLFNISDNAFRGLPGLRSLNLFGNRLSVVSTQQLSGLTRLEELYIGQNDFIVLESHSFKGLKNLKLLDITGATQLERVEKGAFEDNINLENIVLTNNKKLSTIEDCALLGLPKLRHVSLRDNAIISLSETVFIGKELKQLDLTDNPIFCDCQLLWLQQLLNEKSNFTQIQCASPEHLKDKYLRALSADDLGCVLHDSRQQTIICIVVVACVAVIATLVLLLYRYRKSMQEKLKDYKWNKGRKNLEYHKPISTEEDCILELYASPSVFFMSGGQGSARRPQRSGGGGTMPANGFTYIGGDGRHQHQPLTLNNGAPVHHLNNGSLRSLPDKKNNRNGVVCHPENFQRNLDTRYSRKQENGYMRNSETVIGFPRDRERDRDYEREVPDYSEPEYSIIPEAGYGHAEDFPRSCSHSNTFNC, encoded by the exons CCGGCGGCTGCAGCTGCAACGACGACACCCTTGTCGTGGTCTGCGAGGAGAGTCGTCTTGACGTTCTTCCCATCGCCCTTAACCCCTCCATACAAAGACTtattattcgaaataataaaataaaaacaatcgacAGCTCCATGCAGTTCTATGCTGAATTGCAACACCTAGACCTCTCACAGAACCACCTCGTCAACATACCGACAAAAAGCTTTTCATATCAAAAGAAATTACAAGAGTTGCACCTGaaccataataaaatatcttcggTGTCTAACAAGACGTTCCAAGGACTAAACTCATTGACTGTACTCAATTTGAAACGCAATTTTTTGGAAGAACTTACAAATGGAGTATTTTCTACGTTGCCTAGATTGGAAGAGCTAAATCTAGGACAGAATAGGATATCGAGGATTGAGCCGAGAGCTTTTGCAGGGCTTTCCGCCTTAAGAATACTCTATTTGGACGATAATCAATTGAGCTCAGTGCCTACAACTTCTTTTAGTCTTTTGGGAAGTCTTGCAGAATTACATGTGGGCTTAAATGCTTTTTCCTTTTTGCCCGATGATGCTTTCGCTGGCCTGAATAGATTAGCCGTCTTAGACTTAAACGGAGCTGGACTCTTCAACATAAGTGACAATGCATTCAGAGGTCTCCCAGGGCTAAGAAGTCTTAACCTTTTTGGAAACCGATTAAGTGTTGTGTCCACGCAACAACTTTCTGGGTTGACCAGATtagaagaattatatataggtcAAAATGATTTCATTGTCTTAGAAAGCCACTCGTTTAAAGGACTGAAGAATCTTAAACTTCTTGATATAACTGGCGCAACCCAACTTGAACGGGTCGAAAAAGGTGCCTTTGAGGATAATATAAACTTAGAAAATATCGTTTtaaccaataataaaaaattgtctaCCATTGAAGATTGCGCACTTTTGGGGCTACCAAAGTTAAGACATGTTTCACTAAGAGACAATGCTATCATATCACTGAGCGAGACCGTCTTTATTGGTAAAGAACTGAAGCAGCTCGACTTAACCGATAATCCGATTTTCTGTGACTGCCAGCTATTGTGGCTTCAGCAACTACTGAACGAAAAGAGCAATTTCACTCAGATCCAGTGTGCTAGCCCAGAAcatttaaaagacaaatatttacGAGCACTGAGTGCTGATGATTTAGGATGCGTTTTGCACGACTCCAGGCAGCAAACTATTATTTGCATAGTAGTGGTCGCCTGCGTGGCTGTAATAGCTACtctagttttattattgtacagaTATCGTAAAAGCATGCAGGAGAAGCTAAAAGATTATAAATGGAATAAAGGACGTAAAAATCTAGAATATCATAAGCCCATCTCTACTGAGGAGGATTGCATA CTAGAGCTTTACGCCTCCCCGAGCGTGTTTTTCATGTCAGGCGGCCAGGGCTCTGCGAGACGGCCGCAACGCTCGGGAGGAGGCGGCACGATGCCCGCCAACGGGTTTACTTACATCGGAGGCGATGGACGTCATCAGCACCAACCCCTTACCCTCAACAACGGAGCACCCGTTCACCATCTAAATAATGGTTCCCTACGCTCCTTACCGGACAAGAAAAATAACCGTAACGGTGTTGTTTGCCATCCAGAAAATTTTCAACGAAACCTCGATACTCGGTATTCGAGGAAACAAGAGAATGGCTACATGCGAAATTCAGAAACCGTAATAGGTTTTCCGAGAGACCGAGAGCGGGACAGGGATTATGAACGAGAAGTCCCGGATTACAGTGAGCCAGAGTACTCCATAATCCCGGAAGCAGGGTATGGGCACGCTGAAGACTTCCCGCGTTCCTGCAGCCACTCCAATACCTTCAACTGTTGA
- the LOC113395820 gene encoding translationally-controlled tumor protein homolog → MRIYKDIITGDEMFSDTYKIKLVDEVIYEVTGKLETRTQGDVRIEGFNPSAEDADEGTDTASESGVDIVLNHRLVESYAFGDKKSFTLYLKDYMKKLVAKLEEKSPDQVEIFKTNMNKVMKDILGRFKDLQFFTGESMDCDGMVAMLEYRDINDVSTPIMMFFKHGLEEEKF, encoded by the exons ATGAGAATCTATAAGGATATTATTACCG GTGACGAGATGTTCTCGGAcacgtataaaattaaactggtTGATGAAGTTATCTATGAAGTCACCGGTAAATTGGAGACCAGAACCCAGGGCGATGTCAGGATCGAGGGATTCAATCCCTCAGCTGAAGATGCGGACGAGGGCACAGATACTGCATCCGAAAGTGGTGTAGATATTGTTCTCAACCATAGGCTTGTGGAGAGCTACGCCTTCGGCGACAAGAAATCTTTCACATTGTACCTTAAAGACTACATGAAAAA ATTAGTCGCAAAATTGGAAGAGAAATCACCTGACCAAGTAgaaattttcaaaacaaatatgaaCAAAGTAATGAAAGATATCCTCGGTAGGTTTAAGGACCTCCAGTTCTTCACTGGTGAATCTATGGACTGTGACGGCATGGTGGCCATGTTGGAATACAGAGATATCAATGATGTCTCCACCCCTATCATGATGTTCTTCAAGCATGGTTTAGAAGAAgagaaattctaa